A single region of the Triticum dicoccoides isolate Atlit2015 ecotype Zavitan chromosome 2B, WEW_v2.0, whole genome shotgun sequence genome encodes:
- the LOC119366784 gene encoding alpha-amylase/trypsin inhibitor CM2-like translates to MASKHVLLSALVLLSILAAAVATIACRPGVGIPPKPLPSCRAYVVQQTCKDTQQTAPTPGKVASKDPCCRELEAVSEECRCTAMEDFMQGMLRLEGVPEGCTRNDLWEFTMSLVKPELCNLQTITGGPYCGLPPSNDARLADGVQDV, encoded by the coding sequence ATGGCATCCAAACATGTCCTCCTCTCGGCCCTAGTCCTGCTCTCCATCCTCGCCGCCGCTGTAGCCACCATCGCCTGCAGGCCAGGGGTGGGCATCCCGCCCAAGCCACTCCCAAGCTGTCGCGCGTATGTGGTCCAGCAGACCTGCAAAGACACCCAACAGACTGCGCCCACTCCGGGAAAAGTGGCCTCCAAGGATCCGTGCTGTCGGGAGCTGGAAGCCGTCTCGGAAGAATGCCGATGCACCGCGATGGAGGACTTCATGCAAGGGATGCTCCGCTTGGAGGGTGTTCCTGAGGGGTGCACTAGAAATGACCTGTGGGAGTTCACCATGTCTCTCGTCAAGCCGGAGCTGTGCAACCTACAGACCATCACCGGCGGGCCGTACTGCGGCCTCCCTCCTAGCAACGATGCCCGTCTTGCCGACGGTGTGcaagatgtgtaa
- the LOC119361711 gene encoding fructokinase-like 2, chloroplastic — translation MASLLLLPQFACSLPYYCIRGQLHYKPTIWRKNAAKTKIGLLHRNVSFVSKKTSQDVEEGSSGEDSDTETPKAKKKPAKRGRKKATIDTSDGDTKEGQSDTEDASPKEPKIVKKRGRKKAATTASSAEEADKPKEPKKRGRRKVKTAEQLSDDEGDDQSKDLMPSNEMEVHSSAGDLESKVEALLSQDIEEVDKLMPLVCCFGPAKYLFIPSGRPAKRLVDREIHSRMKDMFWSPDEFVRAPGGSSSNVALALAALGCRVVFMGKLGDDEYGQSMLYHLNVNGVQTRAVSLDPSAPTAMSLMKVTNRGSLNTSCVKPCAEDCFQQSDINPDVLKEAKMFYYNSSALLEPTTRSSLLKAIEVSKKFGGITFFDLNLPMPLWSSSKETKSLIKEAWEAADIIEVTKQELEFLCGIKPSKNSDAKDEKSEFAHYSPEVVMKIWHDNLKVLFVINGTSKIHYYTEKHNGSVRGTEDAPITPFTSEMSQSGDTIAAALMNMLSINPHLVTDKVYLHKTAKHAIKCGVIDQWLAARERGFLPRGIAEPSSEHEEARFITEREYRTIPDAMQPVNPSGSELAHVE, via the exons ATGGCgtcccttcttctccttcctcaattCGCCTGCTCCCTGCCGTATTACTGCATCAG GGGCCAGTTACATTATAAGCCCACCATCTGGAGAAAGAATGCGGCGAAGACTAAAATCGGGTTGCTTCACCGAAATGTGAGTTTTGTGTCAAAGAAGACTTCTCAAGATGTAGAGGAAGGCTCAAGTGGTGAGGATAGTGATACTGAAACCCCAAAGGCCAAGAAAAAACCTGCAAAACGTGGAAGGAAGAAAGCCACCATAGATACATCCGATGGGGACACAAAAGAAGGCCAAAGTGACACTGAAGATGCATCCCCTAAAGAGCCTAAGATAGTTAAAAAGAGAGGTCGGAAGAAAG CTGCTACTACTGCATCCTCCGCGGAGGAGGCTGACAAGCCAAAAGAACCTAAGAAGAGGGGCAGAAGGAAAGTTAAGACGGCTGAACAATTAAGTGACGATGAAGGGGACGATCAGAGCAAAGATCTGATGCCCTCTAATGAAATGGAAGTTCACAGTTCAGCCGGTGATCTTGAAAGTAAAGTAGAGGCATTGTTATCACAGGATATTGAAGAGGTTGACAAATTAATGCCTCTTGTCTGCTGCTTTGGACCAGCCAAGTACTTATTTATTCCTTCTGGAAGACCTGCTAAAAGGTTGGTGGATCGTGAGATTCATAGTAGGATGAAGGATATGTTTTGGTCTCCTGATGAATTTGTGAGGGCACCTGGAGGGTCGTCATCCAATGTTGCCCTTGCTCTAGCAGCTCTTGGATGCCGGGTTGTGTTCATGGGAAAATTAGGTGATGATGAGTATGGTCAAAGTATGCTGTATCACTTAAATGTCAACGGTGTTCAAACTCGAGCAGTTAGTTTGGATCCTTCAGCGCCAACTGCCATGTCCTTGATGAAGGTGACCAACAGAGGTAGCTTGAACACAAGCTGTGTTAAACCATGTGCGGAAGATTGTTTTCAGCAATCTGATATCAACCCAGATGTTCTAAAAGAG GCTAAGATGTTTTACTATAATTCGTCAGCTTTGCTAGAGCCGACTACACGGTCATCATTGTTAAAAGCAATCGAGGTCTCCAAGAAATTTGGCGGGATAACATTCTTTGATCTTAATCTTCCAATGCCACTATGGTCATCTAGTAAGGAGACCAAATCACTCATCAAGGAGGCGTGGGAAGCTGCTGATATCATCGAAGTCACAAAGCAGGAACTAGAGTTCCTCTGTGGTATTAAACCATCTAAGAATTCTGACGCAAAAGACGAGAAATCTGAATTCGCACACTACAGCCCAGAAGTTGTTATGAAGATATGGCATGACAATCTGAAGGTCCTCTTTGTGATCAACGGGACCTCAAAGATACACTACTACACAGAAAAACACAATGGCTCGGTTCGTGGGACGGAAGATGCACCGATTACTCCTTTCACCAGTGAAATGTCACAATCAGGAGACACAATTGCTGCAG CCCTGATGAATATGCTGTCGATCAACCCTCACCTGGTGACGGACAAGGTCTACTTGCACAAGACAGCGAAGCACGCCATCAAATGCGGCGTCATCGATCAGTGGCTGGCCGCGCGGGAGCGGGGATTCCTTCCCAGAGGAATAGCAGAACCAAGCAGCGAACATGAGGAAGCAAGATTCATCACGGAGAGGGAATACCGTACCATCCCAGACGCCATGCAACCCGTGAACCCATCGGGCAGCGAGCTCGCGCACGTGGAGTGA